The window AGTACTATATGCTAGACTGTGAAGGGGATAGTATGATATTAGTACTTCAGTTTGAAAAGTATCAATGGGGTATGCTTGTAGCTAAAAGTAAAATACAGCTTGGTTTACTACTCAATGTAATAATTCCAAATGTATCTGAGGAGTTCCTCGAGGCTATAAAAAGTTAGAGCTAGATTTATTTTTTATATTTTCACCTATCCCACTTTTTTGGTGGTGGGTGTATATGAAATGATAATCATGAGTTGGAAGATTTAATAGAAATAGCCTAGTCCCTTTGATAACCAGTTTTTTTAAGAATTTAGTATATCAATCAAGAAAAGATCCTTCTGCGTTTTTTAAAGACGCACAGTTAGGTATGATACTAGACAAACTCAAGAGTGAAATGCAGGAAGGACTCATATCCTGTTTGATTATCAAGAGAAGCAATAAAGAGTTATTAGCTAGCTATAATTCGCAGGAAAATATGATACCATTGTTTCATAATATTACAAGTTTCTTGGAACATGCACTTATTGCAGCTTCTTTTCCCAGACTATCTAATTCTTATAAAATATATCTTAAAAACAACATAGTTCTCATTAACTTTTTAATTAAGGATATTCAAATCAGTTTAGTAGCTAATGGAGATATCGCAAATCTGGGTCTTATAGAGCAAATCACCCTACCAGAAATTCGAGAAGTATTATTAGAATCGTAAAATATTGGGGCCTAATAAAATTCTTCGATTTTCTTAAGCAGCCATTCCTTTTCGACTACTGTGGAAGAGTTTACTTTTTGATATAGCTTTTTGAAAAATGGCTTATTGTTTTCTAACCTGTGCTTTTGAAGCATTTTTACATATTTAATAAAATGTACATTGTTTTCAACTCTTTGTTTTGTGAACTCTTTGTTACGATTTAAAAATTGATTTAAACTCAAACAGCAACTAATAAGCGGCATTTCGTCATTGAGCTCATAATAACATTTTATAAGGAGTATCCGACCTGTTGATGCATAAAAAGAGTCTTCATAAGTCACTTTCAGTAGTTGCCTCATAGCACTTTTATAGTCTCCTTTTTCAAAGAAAATTCTTGCATAATTAAAATTAAATGTATTCTCTTGGTCACTTGTTTTGACAAATTTTGAAAAGTTTGAAACAAAATTCTCCGCCCAGTCTATTTGATTAAGCTGGAGTGCGGTGTAAACAATATTCCTGAAGTTCACAGATTCTATGTCGCCTTCTAATTTAAAAAAAATAATTTCACATTTATAGATCTCAAATAGATGCTCTAAAAATTCAGTTTTTCCGCTATTTATAAAACCTATACAAAGGGTTTCACTAAATGATAAGAGAGCTTTATAATTAATTTCAAAAGGAATGTTTGAGTTTAATAATAATTGTTTCAAATCATAAAAAGCTTGAATATTATTGTCACGAGAAATGAGATATACTAGTAAATATGCTTTCATTACATCATCTTGATCATCAAACGTTTCCAGCATTTCATTTACGATACGTACTTCATGAGAATTATTTATCTCGTTCTTAAACTTTTGGGTGAAAGTAAGATAACGACACTGCATATCTAGTGTTTGAAAGGAGTTTAACTTCCTCTGAGCCTTAAATACTAGTTCATAATATTTCTTTTTTTGATTGAGATCTTGATTTTGTTCAAGATAAATATAGTTTAATTTTTTTAAGGTAAAACAATAATCATACTCTAGATATTCCTCATAAGATCTAAATTTAAAATCAGGCTCTGAATGAAAGAAAATGGAGTGATTTTTTGCTAATTTTAATTCTGAATAATAACGAGTTAGTACATTTAAATTGAGCAACGGTAAATTATCAATTTCCTTTATCACTAGATATTTTTCTATTAGTTTGACTAATTTAGTGAAAAACACACGAAGCTTGACATCGGAATACTTTTCTCTTTGTCCGAAAACCGTTCGATAAACTACATTTTTATCCAAACCTTTCTCAAATGGATATAATTCGGATAAACATAAATGTGTAGCTAAAACAATCTCACTTTGGTTAAATATAGTACAAGAAAGAAATGAGGTAATATTTTCTAAGTCTTTTTTACTTAGGCTTAGGTAAAGTTCTTCTATTTTGCTAGATTTTCCACTCATGATAATAAAATTAAAATTCTGATTACAAAAAAAATAAATTCTAAAGAATCATAATTATTAAGATCAAAACTAAATGAAATATTTCATTAACATAATAAATTGTCAAAGTGTTGTATATCAATGTGTAAAATTACATTGAATTGCAACTTAATCTTAACAAGTCGCTATTTTTGTATTAGATTTTGAGTGATAATATACCGATATTTGTATCAGAAAAAGAAAATAACACAAATTGACTCATTTCCTAAACCAGAAAAACTCAGGCGTATGAAACAAAAATTACTCTTATCCGCTTTCTTTTATTCCAGTGTTATTGCACTGCTAGGTCAGAATGGCACACGTCCAGACGCAGCTAAGGTTATTATAGGTTCAGAAGTTGTTCGAACTATTAATGTCTTAGTCAATGATAATGCAGTAACAAGTAAAATATATCAATTAGATACAGTTTATAAAACGTCTACTAAAAACTTTATCGTTAATAAAGTAGGACAAAATGCAACATACCAGGATAAAGACCATGGCTCTCAAAATGATACTTTTTATTATATTGCTAAGGATATTAATTCTGGGTTGTTCGATACAAACTCGGTAGTCATTACAAAGGATTTTCAAAGTCAGGATCTTTTTCCAGGAGACGCTAATAAAGATAATATATGCAATAATGTTGATGTGCTAAATATAGGAATAGCCTATGGCATCAATGAGATGCCACGTGAAGGTAAATATTTGACGGATTCTTGGATTAAAGTAGCAGCCTATGATTGGACACTAACCAATATGAAGAGTAATTATCGCTTCTCGGATGCAAATGGTGATGGCACTGTAGATAGTCTGGGAGATATTGGTACTATTTATAAAAACTATCACCAAAGAAATGGATTTTATAATGTACACTATAGTCCTTTAGGTGGCGAGAGTTTTCAAATTATTGCACCAGATACCGTGAAGTTTGATTCTAGCAAAGTTAGTTTCACTATCAAAATAAATCTTGGAAGTGTGACTAAAGCTATTGAAAGTGCATATGGAATTGCATTTACAGTGAAGTATGATCCAACACATTTAAGTGCTAATAATCTTAATTTTAGTGCCAGTAATTGGTTTAAAGATAATGCGAAAACATTGAACTTTAATAGAATCAATGCTGGTGAGGGGGAGATTGACATTACGATAGTGCGAAAATCAGGAGTGGGTAGTGTAGGAGCCGGAGAGCTTGGCGTTATCGATATTATTGATATGGATGTTCTTGGCGGTATTTTCGATAGAATCACTACTAGTTTTGAAATTACCAAACCAGTTTTAATCGATTCAGTCTATAACGTTCTGCCCGTTACTTTGCCTGCGCCGAAGCCTGTGCATGTGATCAAAAAATCGTCTAGTCAAATTAGCAATTCGCAAAAAGGATCAGGTCTCAGGTATTTCCTACAAGATCAAAGATTGACTATGAGAAATGAAAATATAAAACCAATAGAAGTAAGTATTTTCAATATTCTAGGAAAAGAAATATCAAAGAAAATAATAGCACCTAGTCAAACTATAGAGGCAGATACTGAACTATGGTCTTCGGGAATATACTTCCTGAGAACTGCGAATGAAGCTTATAAAATTTCTGTGAAATAGACGTAAACGTTGAGCTCCAAAACTAGAAATCTTTACTATACATAATCGAAAACCTACTGATTCATTGGTTAAAGTTCGCCCTCTTCGGAGGGCGTTCTATTAATCGGATAAATTAGTATTAAATTAAAAAATTGTCAGTATATTTGTGCTGTATGAAACGAGTTATATCAGCTTTTTTGCTCTTCATGATTCTCTTGCCAGGGATAGCAAAACTAGTCTATATAGCCTACTGGAATATAGAGCAGGATTGGATAGAAAAAACCTATTGTGAAAACATCGATAAGCCCGAAATGGAATGTCATGGGAAATGTCATTTAGCGAAGGCATTAGAAATAATAGAGAAAAACAGCCAAGATAATTCAGAGAAAAGTCTTCCCTTTTGGGATAAACTAGCGGAGATATTTATTTACACAGAGGACCTTATTTCGACATTTTCTTTTTTTAATCATTTGACCGAAAACTCTTTGCTAGCTAGTGATAATTTTTATTTTTACGATAATTATCATCATACTAGACTGAATCGTATTTTTCACCCTCCTTGTTAAGTTGAATTTTATAATGTCATCAATAGGTTAAAGCTTGTTATGCTGCAACCTATCATTGTTTCAACTTAAATCAAATAAATGTCATATAAAATTTTATGGCTTTTGTTTATCATTGGATTCCAAGAATTGAATGCCTGTGATATATGCGGCAATAATCCCAACTCGATGTATATCGGATTATTACCTAATTATTCCAGTCATTTCATAGGTATCAAGCATAGATATGTCAGATTTGATACAGAACATAATGATAAACAAGAGTTCGGCAAAGATGCACTCAATGAATGGAATCTTTGGGGTAGATATCAATTGTCTAGAAAGATACAAATTTATGCTACTGTTCCTTATCTGGTTACAGACCGTGTGGACAATCATAATGATTATACTATACACGGTTTGGGCGATATCTCCATTCTAGCAAACTATACTCTGATTGATAATTCTGATAGCATGAATACCAAGACTTATCATCTTTTGCAATCAGGATTAGGTGTAAAATTACCAACTGGTCAGAGCGATATCATAGCCAATAGCAATACGGTTATTCCTATGCTACAGCTCGGCACAGGTTCTGCAGATTTGCTCGCCAATATATTTTATATGATGCGTTCTAAAAAATTGGGTTGGAGTATTGATGGCAATTATAAATGGAATACTACAGGCACCAATGCATACCGAATGGGAAATAGTTTAAATATGAACCTACGAGGTTTTTATTGGTATCAAACACCAAAAATGGCTTGGGTGCCAAATCTCGGTCTCAGCTGGGAACATAACGAATCCAATATAGACCGAGGAGTGAAAAATGAACTCACAGGAGGTAATAGTATCCTCGGAGCAATTGGTGTCAACTGGTTTAAAGGTAAAATTTCTATCGGTGGCCAAGTATTCATTCCCATGTATCAAAATATAAACTCTGGTTTTACTCAAGGTAGCATTCGAGTATCGAGTCAAATAAACTATTTCTTTTAATTATTAAATTATAAACAAATGAAAAAATCAATTTTAATTCCAATAATATTTACAATCATATACACCATTAATTCTTGTACAAAAGATTCTCCTAGTAATGACGGTGGTACAATTAAGTTAGAGTTTGACCATCAAGTGAATGGTACAGCCATGCAGTATAACAAAGACTATGTGAACGCTGCTGGCGAAACTATGAAATTCACTTTATTCAAATACTATATAAGTAATGTTTCTCTGGTAAGAGCAGACGGGTCTGTTTATACTTTACCTAAAGATGAATGCTATTTTTTAATCGAAGAACCAACGACTGGTGCTAATCCATTAATTACCTTAAAGAATATACCTACTGGAGAGTACAAAGAAGTCCGATTCATAGTAGGCGTAGATAGTCTTAAAAATTGTGCGCCATTAAGCGAGCGGACGGGTGCTTTGGATCCTGCAAGTTCAGGAATGTACTGGGCATGGAATAGTGGATATATATTTCTAAAAGTAGAGGGCAAATCACCTGCGGTAGCAGGTAATCCAGGAGCCACAAGTGATAATTTTATTTATCATATAGGGTTATTTGGTGGCTACTCTTCTCCTACAGTTAATAATATCAAATCCATTTCATTGAGTAAGACTGGAGAAACGGCCAAAGTCTCTTCTAGCATTTCACCACAAGTACATATTGTCGTAGAAGTAATGGAAATATTTAAAAATCCTACTGCATTTAGCATAGCTGCAAAACCTACCATTCATGTCGATCCAGCGTCCAAAACACTCGCTGACAATTATATGGATATGTTCTCAATAGATCATATACATAACTAGTTTTAAATATGACTACTAGGAGATTTCGAGTTTCTTTCTTTCAATCCAAATCTCCTAGTTTTCCTTTCAGTTATTTAATATTAATGTTTTATAGAGTAATATTTTTTGTTGTCATATTTTTAATATTTGCCTGCAATCAAGGTAGTAATTGGTATTATGACCTACCCAAACATTTCCCTAGACCCAACTATGCCCTCAAGCTAGACCCAGATAAATTCGAACTTGGAAAGCAGTTGTTTTTCGACCCTATATTTTCAAAAGACAGTACGATTTCATGCGCTAGTTGCCATAGACAAGATTTCGCATTTTCAGATTCTAGACCATTCAGTCAAGGAGTTCGCGGACAGCTAGGCAAGCGCAATGCCCCTGCCTTGCAAAATTTGATGTGGTCTAAAAGTTTTTTCTGGGATGGAGGCGTAGGAAATATAGATCTCATTCCACTCAATCCTATCACGAATGTTAAAGAATTGGATGAATCTATGCCAAACATAGTTTATAAGATAAACCGTGCTAAAACGTATAGCGTACTTGCCAAAAAAATGTTTCAATCCGATACCCTGAACTCTTATCAACTATTAGAAGCACTTACCCATTTTCAGGCAGCCTTGATTTCTGATAGGAGTAAATTTGATTATTATATACAGGGAAAAGTAAAATTGAATGCAGATGAAATGCAAGGTTATCAAATCTTTCAAACAAAGTGTGGACAATGCCATGAAGGTCATTTACAATCTAATTATAGCTTCCGAAATAATGGTATATATAAACCCAGCGATACCGATCTAGGGCGCTATGAAATATCATTGATTGAGAGCGATAAAGGAAAATTTAAAGTGCCTAGTCTCCGTAATGTAGAGTTGACAGCGCCTTACATGCATAATAGTACGCTAGCAAGCTTGGAAGAAGTTCTAAATCATTATGAAAAGGGTATCAATTTCTCTCCTAGTTTGGACTCTAGCTTGAAAAATGGGATATCCTTTCAGGTAGGGGAAAAAGAAAAAATCATAGTCTTTCTTAAAACCCTCACAGATAGAGAGTTTTTGAAAAATGAAATGTATAAACGATGATACTAATACCAATAGCGGTTTATAAATGGTCCAACCCATTTTAAAACCTTGCTATGGTAAATGCCGTAGCTGTATTTGTTAAGTACAATGAGCCGCGACATTGGACTATTACTAATACGCTTACGGTATAAAATCTCTATTAGCAAGCAATAGATATGAAGTTCTTTACATTAAACTAAAAATATGCTGCCCTTAAACTTTTTTTTATAGTTTTACGTTTCTTCACTGCGTTTTAGTTCCTATTTGAGGATAGGAGAGAGAACTATAGTGTAAAGATTATGCAATCAATGAGTTATAATGTAAGTCAATATTGGGAAGAAGTAGCCCAAAGAATAAAATCGAGAGAAGCTGGAAATGTCATCGCAGGTGATGATGAGCCCTATTATGTATATAAGCGAAAGCTTTCACAGGACATCCTTCGAACCTTTGATATCAAAGACAAAACGATATTAGAACTTGGTTTTGGTGCCGGAGGAAACTTGATAGAATTTGCTAAAATGCATCCTGCAAAAATATATGGTGCAGATCGCTCCAAGACCATGTATGATTTATCTAGTGGTTTGATGGGAGATATCCCTAATTTGGAGCTTCATTTGATTCAAAATGAAACCCTGCCCTTTGCAGATAGATCTATAGATATGGTTTTTACCATAACGGTACTTCAGCATAATACAGATGAAAAATCTCTTCAAAAAATTATTCATGAACTATGTAGAGTAGCTAAAGAAAAAGTTGTTATTTCAGAGCGTATTGAAACACCAATGCGTGGCGATGAACTTTGTATGGGTCGTCCTATAGCTTATTATCAAAATATATTTGAGGCTAATGGCTTCTACCTCAGTAAAGTTGAGTTTTTAAAATTACAAGCGAGCTATTATGTTTGTGGAGCTATACGAAAACTATTGAATCCGCGAACGAGAAGGGAAGGAGAGCCATTGACTTCGTTCTCACTGATGCTGCAATCATTAACACTTCCTTTCACAAAGATTTTAGATAAAATCATACCTTCTCATAGAGACCTAGCCTATCTTGAGTTTGAATGGAAAAAGTAGTAAAAAGAGAGTAAATTCTATTTCTTTTACTTTTCCTTTTTTGTTCATATGAATGGGTTTTACATTTATTTTCATTTCTATTTTGACATTTCAATTATCTTAGCCACATATAAATTTTTTCAATCATGATAAACAAAGTAATATTATTAGGAAACGTGGGCAAAGACCCTGAAGTAAAGCAATTTGATAATGGATCTGTTGCTAATTTTAGCTTGGCTACAAGCGAATCGTACAAAGATAAAAGTGGGGAACGGGTAAAAAGAACGGAATGGCATAATATTACCGTGGGCACTCCCGCACTAGTCGATATTGTGAGCAAATATGTCAAAAAAGGAGATTTACTTTATCTGGAAGGTAAAATTAGAACGCGCGAATATGAAAAAGAAGGGCAAAAAAGATATATCACGGAAATACGCGTAGACACCATACAGCTGATGCCAAAGGGTCAAAATAGTGGTGCAAGCAGTCCTGCAGGAGACGCTATACCTGAGCAAAAAAATGCTGCTAGTTCACCAACACCAGATTTCGTCTCCGATGCAGTAAGTATGGATGATGATTTACCTTTCTAAAAATTAATTTTAATATAAATAACTAGCCTTAGAGGCGGAATACATGATTCCTATTCAAAAAATCAGAGCACATAAAGAAGATATCGCTGTTAAACTAAAGAAAAAGCATTTCTCTCAACTCCATTTACTAGACGAGGTCCTTCGGTTAGATGATAACCGTAAATCCGCACAGCGTGAACTGGATCAGCTCCTAGCCCAATCAAATCAGTTTTCTAAACATATTCCAATTCTAATGAAAGAAGGGAAAAAAGAAGAAGCTGAAAAATTAAAAATGGAATCAGCAAATCTCAAATCGGCTACACAGGCATATAGCGATGAAATGCGCAGACTAGAGCAAGATATTCAGGATGTGCTAGCGCAAATACCGAATATTCCGCATGAAAAGGTAGGCTATGGTAGCTCAGCAGATGACAATGTTACAGTTCGAACTGGAGGCCAAATTCCTACTCTGATAGATGGGGCGGTTCCTCATTGGGAACTGACAAAAAAGTATGATATCATCGATTTTGATTTAGGAGTAAAACTAACTGGCGCTGGTTTCCCAGTCTTTAAAGGAAAAGGGGCTAAGTTAGAGCGCGCATTGATTCAGTATTTTCTCGATAAGGCTACCGAAGCAGGATATCTAGAAATTATTCCTCCATTGATGGTCAATGAAGACTCTGCCTTTGCCACTGGGCAATTACCAGATAAAGAAGGGCAGATGTATCAGAATCATGATGGATTCTATATGATACCTACTTCGGAGGTTCCAGTAACCAATATTTATCGCGATGTGGTCATACCAGAAACGGATTTACCTATAAAATTAACGGCTTATTCGCAATGTTTTAGACGCGAAGCAGGTTCTTACGGTAAGGATGTGAGAGGACTCAATCGATTACATCAATTTGATAAGGTAGAAATAGTTCAACTAGTAAAACCCGAAACATCCTATGCAACTCTTGAGAATATGACTTCGCATGTGGAGAATATATTAATAGAATTAGGATTGCCATATCGAATTTTACTACTATGTGGTGGAGATATGAGTTTTGCATCTGCCTTCACATATGATTTAGAAGTGTATTCCGCAGCTCAAGAAAAATGGCTAGAGGTGAGTTCTGTTTCAAATTTTGAAGACTTCCAAGCCAATAGACTTAAAGCGCGATTTAAAAATACTGAAGGTAAAATAGAGCTTTGTCATACGCTGAATGGATCGGCATTGGCATTGCCTAGAATTGTCGCAGCTATTCTCGAAAATAATCAGACCGAAAAGGGAATTCAAATACCTAAAGTTTTAGTTCCTTATACTAAATTTGAATATATAGATTAATTCTAAATCACTAATTTTACATAAACTTTAAATTTAAAAATCATGAATCAATATTCTGAAATCGTATCACAAGCCTCACAATCTGAGCGAGCAGACTTCTATAAAAGAACCTATTTACACGTAGCATTAGCTGTATTAGCGTTTATGGTCGTAGAGAGTTTTTTACTTCGTTTTATTCCTGGAGAACTCATCGCTATGATGTTTGGCGGTAGTTATGTTTGGCTTTTTATTATTGGATTATTTTGGTTAGGATCTTTTATCGCTAATAAATTTGCCTTCTCATTGAGCAGAAGTGCTCAGTACTTTGGACTAGGATTATATATCCTGCTTGAGGCAATCATTTTTTTACCTATGATTTATTTTGCTTTAGGATTTGAAGGTGCTGAAAATGTAGTAATGCAAGCGACTGTATTGACTCTATCTATGTTTGGAGGTTTGACTGCATTGGTGTTTATGTCAGGCTACGATTTTTCTTTTTTACGCACGGGAATTGTTATCGGTGGTTTTGTAGCATTGGGTTTAATAGTTGTAGCTTCTTTTTATGGTGGATTAAATTTAGGAGCGTGGTTCTCGCTTGCCATGGTTGTTTTGGCATCTGCAAGTATTTTATATCAGACTAGTCAAATTAAAGACCATTATACCACGAATCAGTATGTAGGAGCCTCTTTACAGATATTTGCTTCAATCATGCTACTATTTTGGTATTTGTTGAGGTTACTTTCTTCTAGAGACTAATCTTAAATTGAATTATATCAATACAAGCTCCTATGATTTCATAGGAGCTTTTTTTTGTATGAACACTTATAAAATCTATAATTTTGGACTTTTAAACCTATTTTATGTATAAAATTACCTTACTGATTTCTTTTAATGTCGTCTTCTTTCTGGGACATGCTCAGTTAAAATATCCAGTGACTAAAAAGGTAAATCAAGTAGACACCTACTTCCAAAGGACGGTATCTGATCCTTATAGATGGTTAGAAGACGATAATAGCGAGGAGACGAAACAATGGGTTGCAGATCAAAATTTGGTAACTAATTATTATTTTAATAGTATACCTTTCAGAAAACAATTTTATAAGAGAATACAAGAGGTGTATGACTATCCGAAGTACGGCACTCCATTTCAAAAAAAGGAATGGATATATTGGTACTTCAATGATGGTCTTCAAAATCAGTTTAGCTTATATCGCAAAAACAAAATTACTGGTCAGGAAGAATTGGTCATAGACCCCAATAAACTTAGTGATGATGGGACAGTAGCTATCAAACTTTTTAAACTAAATAAGGAAGGAACTTTAGCAGCTGTATCCATTTCAGAATCTGGAAGTGATTGGCAAAAAATTAAAATATTAGATCTTCAAACCAAACATTTTTTAAATGATGAAATTCAATGGGTAAAGTTTAGTGGTGTAGCATGGGTAGGTGACGGATTCTATTATAGTCGTTTCCCAGAGCTAGATCCAAATGCTAGTAAACTCACAGCCGAGAATAAAAACAATCAAGTCTATTTTCATAAAGTAGGAAATCCTCAATCTAAAGATAAACTCATTTATCAGGATCCAACGAATCCGAATAAGAACTTTTACACCTATACTTCAGAAGACGAAAACTACTTATTCCTATCCATTAGCGAACGTGGTAGTAGTAAAAGAGGAAATGCACTTTATGTTAAAGAAGCCAATAACCCTTTTGATGATTTTAAACCAATTAAAGACAGTATATCGGATTATCAATATTGGGTAGTAGAAGCCTTAGAACATGAGCTCATACTAGGTACCAAT of the Chitinophagales bacterium genome contains:
- a CDS encoding T9SS type A sorting domain-containing protein, with the translated sequence MKQKLLLSAFFYSSVIALLGQNGTRPDAAKVIIGSEVVRTINVLVNDNAVTSKIYQLDTVYKTSTKNFIVNKVGQNATYQDKDHGSQNDTFYYIAKDINSGLFDTNSVVITKDFQSQDLFPGDANKDNICNNVDVLNIGIAYGINEMPREGKYLTDSWIKVAAYDWTLTNMKSNYRFSDANGDGTVDSLGDIGTIYKNYHQRNGFYNVHYSPLGGESFQIIAPDTVKFDSSKVSFTIKINLGSVTKAIESAYGIAFTVKYDPTHLSANNLNFSASNWFKDNAKTLNFNRINAGEGEIDITIVRKSGVGSVGAGELGVIDIIDMDVLGGIFDRITTSFEITKPVLIDSVYNVLPVTLPAPKPVHVIKKSSSQISNSQKGSGLRYFLQDQRLTMRNENIKPIEVSIFNILGKEISKKIIAPSQTIEADTELWSSGIYFLRTANEAYKISVK
- a CDS encoding cytochrome-c peroxidase is translated as MTTRRFRVSFFQSKSPSFPFSYLILMFYRVIFFVVIFLIFACNQGSNWYYDLPKHFPRPNYALKLDPDKFELGKQLFFDPIFSKDSTISCASCHRQDFAFSDSRPFSQGVRGQLGKRNAPALQNLMWSKSFFWDGGVGNIDLIPLNPITNVKELDESMPNIVYKINRAKTYSVLAKKMFQSDTLNSYQLLEALTHFQAALISDRSKFDYYIQGKVKLNADEMQGYQIFQTKCGQCHEGHLQSNYSFRNNGIYKPSDTDLGRYEISLIESDKGKFKVPSLRNVELTAPYMHNSTLASLEEVLNHYEKGINFSPSLDSSLKNGISFQVGEKEKIIVFLKTLTDREFLKNEMYKR
- a CDS encoding class I SAM-dependent methyltransferase, whose protein sequence is MSYNVSQYWEEVAQRIKSREAGNVIAGDDEPYYVYKRKLSQDILRTFDIKDKTILELGFGAGGNLIEFAKMHPAKIYGADRSKTMYDLSSGLMGDIPNLELHLIQNETLPFADRSIDMVFTITVLQHNTDEKSLQKIIHELCRVAKEKVVISERIETPMRGDELCMGRPIAYYQNIFEANGFYLSKVEFLKLQASYYVCGAIRKLLNPRTRREGEPLTSFSLMLQSLTLPFTKILDKIIPSHRDLAYLEFEWKK
- the ssb gene encoding single-stranded DNA-binding protein; translated protein: MINKVILLGNVGKDPEVKQFDNGSVANFSLATSESYKDKSGERVKRTEWHNITVGTPALVDIVSKYVKKGDLLYLEGKIRTREYEKEGQKRYITEIRVDTIQLMPKGQNSGASSPAGDAIPEQKNAASSPTPDFVSDAVSMDDDLPF
- the serS gene encoding serine--tRNA ligase; this translates as MIPIQKIRAHKEDIAVKLKKKHFSQLHLLDEVLRLDDNRKSAQRELDQLLAQSNQFSKHIPILMKEGKKEEAEKLKMESANLKSATQAYSDEMRRLEQDIQDVLAQIPNIPHEKVGYGSSADDNVTVRTGGQIPTLIDGAVPHWELTKKYDIIDFDLGVKLTGAGFPVFKGKGAKLERALIQYFLDKATEAGYLEIIPPLMVNEDSAFATGQLPDKEGQMYQNHDGFYMIPTSEVPVTNIYRDVVIPETDLPIKLTAYSQCFRREAGSYGKDVRGLNRLHQFDKVEIVQLVKPETSYATLENMTSHVENILIELGLPYRILLLCGGDMSFASAFTYDLEVYSAAQEKWLEVSSVSNFEDFQANRLKARFKNTEGKIELCHTLNGSALALPRIVAAILENNQTEKGIQIPKVLVPYTKFEYID
- a CDS encoding US12 family protein is translated as MNQYSEIVSQASQSERADFYKRTYLHVALAVLAFMVVESFLLRFIPGELIAMMFGGSYVWLFIIGLFWLGSFIANKFAFSLSRSAQYFGLGLYILLEAIIFLPMIYFALGFEGAENVVMQATVLTLSMFGGLTALVFMSGYDFSFLRTGIVIGGFVALGLIVVASFYGGLNLGAWFSLAMVVLASASILYQTSQIKDHYTTNQYVGASLQIFASIMLLFWYLLRLLSSRD